The proteins below are encoded in one region of Chelmon rostratus isolate fCheRos1 chromosome 21, fCheRos1.pri, whole genome shotgun sequence:
- the LOC121624500 gene encoding calcium/calmodulin-dependent protein kinase type II subunit gamma-like isoform X1: protein MATTATSTRFTDEYQLYEELGKGAFSVVRRCVKKSSGQEYAAKIINTKKLSARDHQKLEREARICRLLKHPNIVRLHDSISEEGFHYLVFDLVTGGELFEDIVAREYYSEADASHCISQILESVNHIHQHDIVHRDLKPENLLLASKMKGAAVKLADFGLAIEVQGDQQAWFGFAGTPGYLSPEVLRKDPYGKPVDIWACGVILYILLVGYPPFWDEDQHKLYQQIKAGAYDFPSPEWDTVTPEAKNLINQMLTINPAKRITAEQALKHPWVCHRSTVASMMHRQETVECLRKFNARRKLKGAILTTMLVSRNFSVGRQHTNSAAAASSTASLAQEACKSLLNKKSDSAKPSTNNSKNSIVSAINALKDTNMATNAQMESQSTVVHNPPDGVKGSTESNATNDEEEMKGRKADSSALSQSSATEEMPPLLPSPQSSPAIPPHDVKRMAWNSTGNSSCPDSELSQSSMPAAPLGSNTVAAINNTKQTRKQEIIKITEQLIEAINNGDFDAYTRICDPGLTSFEPEALGNLVEGMDFHKFYFENLLSKNSKPVHTTLLNPHVHLIGEDAACIAYIRLTQFVDTTGRPRSSQSEETRVWHRRDGKWLNVHFHCSGAPAAPLQ from the exons gGGAGCTTTTTCAGTGGTGCGTAGGTGTGTAAAGAAGTCATCAGGACAGGAATATGCTGCAAAAATCATCAACACTAAGAAGCTGTCTGCAAGAG acCATCAGAAGCTTGAGAGAGAGGCTCGTATCTGCCGTCTCCTGAAGCACCCCAACATCG TGAGACTCCATGACAGCATTTCAGAGGAAGGCTTTCATTACCTAGTCTTTGACCT gGTGACAGGAGGAGAGCTGTTTGAAGACATCGTAGCCAGGGAGTACTACAGTGAGGCTGATGCCAG tcATTGCATTAGTCAGATCTTGGAGAGTGTCAATCATATCCACCAGCATGATATTGTGCACAGAGACCTCAAG cctgagAACCTGTTGTTGGCCAGTAAGATGAAGGGAGCTGCAGTGAAGCTGGCAGACTTTGGCCTTGCTATTGAAGTGCAGGGAGACCAGCAAGCTTGGTTTg GGTTTGCAGGCACCCCTGGTTACCTCTCCCCTGAAGTCCTGAGGAAGGACCCCTACGGCAAGCCTGTGGACATATGGGCTTGTG gtgTTATTCTCTATATCTTGTTAGTGGGATATCCTCCATTCTGGGATGAAGATCAACACAAACTCTATCAGCAGATCAAAGCTGGAGCATATGAT TTCCCATCCCCAGAGTGGGACACAGTGACTCCAGAGGCAAAGAACCTGATCAACCAGATGTTGACCATTAACCCAGCAAAGAGAATCACTGCCGAACAGGCCCTCAAGCACCCTTGGGTCTGC CACCGTTCTACAGTGGCATCCATGatgcacagacaggaaactgtCGAGTGTCTCCGCAAGTTCAATGCTCGCCGAAAACTCAAG ggagCCATTCTCACCACCATGCTGGTGTCCAGAAACTTCTCAG TGGGCCGGCAGCATACCAACTCTGCTGCTGCCGCCTCCTCCACGGCCTCACTGGCTCAGGAAG catgcaAAAGTTTACTCAACAAGAAGTCAGATTCTGCTAAG CCTTCTACCAACAACAGTAAGAACAGTATAGTGAGCGCCATCAATGCCCTGAAAGACACCAACATGGCAACCAACGCCCAGATG GAATCTCAGAGCACGGTGGTGCACAACCCTCCTGATGGAGTCAAG GGATCGACGGAGAGCAACGCCACCAACGacgaggaggaaatgaaaggtaGGAAAG cGGACAGTTCGGCGCTGAGTCAGAGCAGCGCCACAGAGGAGATGCCCCCACTTCTGCCCTCACCTCAAAGCTCACCTGCCA ttccACCGCATGATGTAAAGCGCATGGCATGGAACAGCACAGGCAACAGCTCCTGCCCTGACTCTGAGCTCTCACAGTCCTCCATGCCTGCCGCTCCGCTAGGGAGCAACACTGTCGCTGCTATAAACAACACTAAGCAGA CTCGTAAACAGGAGATCATCAAGATAACGGAGCAGCTGATCGAGGCGATCAACAATGGAGATTTCGATGCCTACAC GAGGATTTGCGATCCTGGACTGACCTCTTTTGAACCCGAAGCCCTGGGGAACCTGGTGGAGGGCATGGACTTTCACAAGTTCTACTTTGAAAACT TGCTGAGCAAGAACAGCAAGCCCGTGCACACCACCCTGCTCAACCCGCACGTGCACCTGATCGGCGAGGACGCTGCGTGCATCGCCTACATCCGGCTCACACAGTTTGTAGACACCACGGGCCGCCCTCGCTCCAGCCAATCGGAGGAGACCAGGGTGTGGCATCGTCGCGATGGCAAGTGGCTCAATGTTCACTTCCACTGCTCAGGAGCGCCTGCTGCACCACTACAGTGA
- the LOC121624500 gene encoding calcium/calmodulin-dependent protein kinase type II subunit gamma-like isoform X17 produces the protein MATTATSTRFTDEYQLYEELGKGAFSVVRRCVKKSSGQEYAAKIINTKKLSARDHQKLEREARICRLLKHPNIVRLHDSISEEGFHYLVFDLVTGGELFEDIVAREYYSEADASHCISQILESVNHIHQHDIVHRDLKPENLLLASKMKGAAVKLADFGLAIEVQGDQQAWFGFAGTPGYLSPEVLRKDPYGKPVDIWACGVILYILLVGYPPFWDEDQHKLYQQIKAGAYDFPSPEWDTVTPEAKNLINQMLTINPAKRITAEQALKHPWVCHRSTVASMMHRQETVECLRKFNARRKLKGAILTTMLVSRNFSVGRQHTNSAAAASSTASLAQEACKSLLNKKSDSAKESQSTVVHNPPDGVKGSTESNATNDEEEMKGRKARKQEIIKITEQLIEAINNGDFDAYTRICDPGLTSFEPEALGNLVEGMDFHKFYFENLLSKNSKPVHTTLLNPHVHLIGEDAACIAYIRLTQFVDTTGRPRSSQSEETRVWHRRDGKWLNVHFHCSGAPAAPLQ, from the exons gGGAGCTTTTTCAGTGGTGCGTAGGTGTGTAAAGAAGTCATCAGGACAGGAATATGCTGCAAAAATCATCAACACTAAGAAGCTGTCTGCAAGAG acCATCAGAAGCTTGAGAGAGAGGCTCGTATCTGCCGTCTCCTGAAGCACCCCAACATCG TGAGACTCCATGACAGCATTTCAGAGGAAGGCTTTCATTACCTAGTCTTTGACCT gGTGACAGGAGGAGAGCTGTTTGAAGACATCGTAGCCAGGGAGTACTACAGTGAGGCTGATGCCAG tcATTGCATTAGTCAGATCTTGGAGAGTGTCAATCATATCCACCAGCATGATATTGTGCACAGAGACCTCAAG cctgagAACCTGTTGTTGGCCAGTAAGATGAAGGGAGCTGCAGTGAAGCTGGCAGACTTTGGCCTTGCTATTGAAGTGCAGGGAGACCAGCAAGCTTGGTTTg GGTTTGCAGGCACCCCTGGTTACCTCTCCCCTGAAGTCCTGAGGAAGGACCCCTACGGCAAGCCTGTGGACATATGGGCTTGTG gtgTTATTCTCTATATCTTGTTAGTGGGATATCCTCCATTCTGGGATGAAGATCAACACAAACTCTATCAGCAGATCAAAGCTGGAGCATATGAT TTCCCATCCCCAGAGTGGGACACAGTGACTCCAGAGGCAAAGAACCTGATCAACCAGATGTTGACCATTAACCCAGCAAAGAGAATCACTGCCGAACAGGCCCTCAAGCACCCTTGGGTCTGC CACCGTTCTACAGTGGCATCCATGatgcacagacaggaaactgtCGAGTGTCTCCGCAAGTTCAATGCTCGCCGAAAACTCAAG ggagCCATTCTCACCACCATGCTGGTGTCCAGAAACTTCTCAG TGGGCCGGCAGCATACCAACTCTGCTGCTGCCGCCTCCTCCACGGCCTCACTGGCTCAGGAAG catgcaAAAGTTTACTCAACAAGAAGTCAGATTCTGCTAAG GAATCTCAGAGCACGGTGGTGCACAACCCTCCTGATGGAGTCAAG GGATCGACGGAGAGCAACGCCACCAACGacgaggaggaaatgaaaggtaGGAAAG CTCGTAAACAGGAGATCATCAAGATAACGGAGCAGCTGATCGAGGCGATCAACAATGGAGATTTCGATGCCTACAC GAGGATTTGCGATCCTGGACTGACCTCTTTTGAACCCGAAGCCCTGGGGAACCTGGTGGAGGGCATGGACTTTCACAAGTTCTACTTTGAAAACT TGCTGAGCAAGAACAGCAAGCCCGTGCACACCACCCTGCTCAACCCGCACGTGCACCTGATCGGCGAGGACGCTGCGTGCATCGCCTACATCCGGCTCACACAGTTTGTAGACACCACGGGCCGCCCTCGCTCCAGCCAATCGGAGGAGACCAGGGTGTGGCATCGTCGCGATGGCAAGTGGCTCAATGTTCACTTCCACTGCTCAGGAGCGCCTGCTGCACCACTACAGTGA
- the LOC121624500 gene encoding calcium/calmodulin-dependent protein kinase type II subunit gamma-like isoform X10, with protein sequence MATTATSTRFTDEYQLYEELGKGAFSVVRRCVKKSSGQEYAAKIINTKKLSARDHQKLEREARICRLLKHPNIVRLHDSISEEGFHYLVFDLVTGGELFEDIVAREYYSEADASHCISQILESVNHIHQHDIVHRDLKPENLLLASKMKGAAVKLADFGLAIEVQGDQQAWFGFAGTPGYLSPEVLRKDPYGKPVDIWACGVILYILLVGYPPFWDEDQHKLYQQIKAGAYDFPSPEWDTVTPEAKNLINQMLTINPAKRITAEQALKHPWVCHRSTVASMMHRQETVECLRKFNARRKLKGAILTTMLVSRNFSVGRQHTNSAAAASSTASLAQEACKSLLNKKSDSAKPSTNNSKNSIVSAINALKDTNMATNAQMESQSTVVHNPPDGVKGSTESNATNDEEEMKADSSALSQSSATEEMPPLLPSPQSSPATRKQEIIKITEQLIEAINNGDFDAYTRICDPGLTSFEPEALGNLVEGMDFHKFYFENLLSKNSKPVHTTLLNPHVHLIGEDAACIAYIRLTQFVDTTGRPRSSQSEETRVWHRRDGKWLNVHFHCSGAPAAPLQ encoded by the exons gGGAGCTTTTTCAGTGGTGCGTAGGTGTGTAAAGAAGTCATCAGGACAGGAATATGCTGCAAAAATCATCAACACTAAGAAGCTGTCTGCAAGAG acCATCAGAAGCTTGAGAGAGAGGCTCGTATCTGCCGTCTCCTGAAGCACCCCAACATCG TGAGACTCCATGACAGCATTTCAGAGGAAGGCTTTCATTACCTAGTCTTTGACCT gGTGACAGGAGGAGAGCTGTTTGAAGACATCGTAGCCAGGGAGTACTACAGTGAGGCTGATGCCAG tcATTGCATTAGTCAGATCTTGGAGAGTGTCAATCATATCCACCAGCATGATATTGTGCACAGAGACCTCAAG cctgagAACCTGTTGTTGGCCAGTAAGATGAAGGGAGCTGCAGTGAAGCTGGCAGACTTTGGCCTTGCTATTGAAGTGCAGGGAGACCAGCAAGCTTGGTTTg GGTTTGCAGGCACCCCTGGTTACCTCTCCCCTGAAGTCCTGAGGAAGGACCCCTACGGCAAGCCTGTGGACATATGGGCTTGTG gtgTTATTCTCTATATCTTGTTAGTGGGATATCCTCCATTCTGGGATGAAGATCAACACAAACTCTATCAGCAGATCAAAGCTGGAGCATATGAT TTCCCATCCCCAGAGTGGGACACAGTGACTCCAGAGGCAAAGAACCTGATCAACCAGATGTTGACCATTAACCCAGCAAAGAGAATCACTGCCGAACAGGCCCTCAAGCACCCTTGGGTCTGC CACCGTTCTACAGTGGCATCCATGatgcacagacaggaaactgtCGAGTGTCTCCGCAAGTTCAATGCTCGCCGAAAACTCAAG ggagCCATTCTCACCACCATGCTGGTGTCCAGAAACTTCTCAG TGGGCCGGCAGCATACCAACTCTGCTGCTGCCGCCTCCTCCACGGCCTCACTGGCTCAGGAAG catgcaAAAGTTTACTCAACAAGAAGTCAGATTCTGCTAAG CCTTCTACCAACAACAGTAAGAACAGTATAGTGAGCGCCATCAATGCCCTGAAAGACACCAACATGGCAACCAACGCCCAGATG GAATCTCAGAGCACGGTGGTGCACAACCCTCCTGATGGAGTCAAG GGATCGACGGAGAGCAACGCCACCAACGacgaggaggaaatgaaag cGGACAGTTCGGCGCTGAGTCAGAGCAGCGCCACAGAGGAGATGCCCCCACTTCTGCCCTCACCTCAAAGCTCACCTGCCA CTCGTAAACAGGAGATCATCAAGATAACGGAGCAGCTGATCGAGGCGATCAACAATGGAGATTTCGATGCCTACAC GAGGATTTGCGATCCTGGACTGACCTCTTTTGAACCCGAAGCCCTGGGGAACCTGGTGGAGGGCATGGACTTTCACAAGTTCTACTTTGAAAACT TGCTGAGCAAGAACAGCAAGCCCGTGCACACCACCCTGCTCAACCCGCACGTGCACCTGATCGGCGAGGACGCTGCGTGCATCGCCTACATCCGGCTCACACAGTTTGTAGACACCACGGGCCGCCCTCGCTCCAGCCAATCGGAGGAGACCAGGGTGTGGCATCGTCGCGATGGCAAGTGGCTCAATGTTCACTTCCACTGCTCAGGAGCGCCTGCTGCACCACTACAGTGA
- the LOC121624500 gene encoding calcium/calmodulin-dependent protein kinase type II subunit gamma-like isoform X8 yields the protein MATTATSTRFTDEYQLYEELGKGAFSVVRRCVKKSSGQEYAAKIINTKKLSARDHQKLEREARICRLLKHPNIVRLHDSISEEGFHYLVFDLVTGGELFEDIVAREYYSEADASHCISQILESVNHIHQHDIVHRDLKPENLLLASKMKGAAVKLADFGLAIEVQGDQQAWFGFAGTPGYLSPEVLRKDPYGKPVDIWACGVILYILLVGYPPFWDEDQHKLYQQIKAGAYDFPSPEWDTVTPEAKNLINQMLTINPAKRITAEQALKHPWVCHRSTVASMMHRQETVECLRKFNARRKLKGAILTTMLVSRNFSVGRQHTNSAAAASSTASLAQEACKSLLNKKSDSAKPSTNNSKNSIVSAINALKDTNMATNAQMESQSTVVHNPPDGVKGSTESNATNDEEEMKGRKADSSALSQSSATEEMPPLLPSPQSSPATRKQEIIKITEQLIEAINNGDFDAYTRICDPGLTSFEPEALGNLVEGMDFHKFYFENLLSKNSKPVHTTLLNPHVHLIGEDAACIAYIRLTQFVDTTGRPRSSQSEETRVWHRRDGKWLNVHFHCSGAPAAPLQ from the exons gGGAGCTTTTTCAGTGGTGCGTAGGTGTGTAAAGAAGTCATCAGGACAGGAATATGCTGCAAAAATCATCAACACTAAGAAGCTGTCTGCAAGAG acCATCAGAAGCTTGAGAGAGAGGCTCGTATCTGCCGTCTCCTGAAGCACCCCAACATCG TGAGACTCCATGACAGCATTTCAGAGGAAGGCTTTCATTACCTAGTCTTTGACCT gGTGACAGGAGGAGAGCTGTTTGAAGACATCGTAGCCAGGGAGTACTACAGTGAGGCTGATGCCAG tcATTGCATTAGTCAGATCTTGGAGAGTGTCAATCATATCCACCAGCATGATATTGTGCACAGAGACCTCAAG cctgagAACCTGTTGTTGGCCAGTAAGATGAAGGGAGCTGCAGTGAAGCTGGCAGACTTTGGCCTTGCTATTGAAGTGCAGGGAGACCAGCAAGCTTGGTTTg GGTTTGCAGGCACCCCTGGTTACCTCTCCCCTGAAGTCCTGAGGAAGGACCCCTACGGCAAGCCTGTGGACATATGGGCTTGTG gtgTTATTCTCTATATCTTGTTAGTGGGATATCCTCCATTCTGGGATGAAGATCAACACAAACTCTATCAGCAGATCAAAGCTGGAGCATATGAT TTCCCATCCCCAGAGTGGGACACAGTGACTCCAGAGGCAAAGAACCTGATCAACCAGATGTTGACCATTAACCCAGCAAAGAGAATCACTGCCGAACAGGCCCTCAAGCACCCTTGGGTCTGC CACCGTTCTACAGTGGCATCCATGatgcacagacaggaaactgtCGAGTGTCTCCGCAAGTTCAATGCTCGCCGAAAACTCAAG ggagCCATTCTCACCACCATGCTGGTGTCCAGAAACTTCTCAG TGGGCCGGCAGCATACCAACTCTGCTGCTGCCGCCTCCTCCACGGCCTCACTGGCTCAGGAAG catgcaAAAGTTTACTCAACAAGAAGTCAGATTCTGCTAAG CCTTCTACCAACAACAGTAAGAACAGTATAGTGAGCGCCATCAATGCCCTGAAAGACACCAACATGGCAACCAACGCCCAGATG GAATCTCAGAGCACGGTGGTGCACAACCCTCCTGATGGAGTCAAG GGATCGACGGAGAGCAACGCCACCAACGacgaggaggaaatgaaaggtaGGAAAG cGGACAGTTCGGCGCTGAGTCAGAGCAGCGCCACAGAGGAGATGCCCCCACTTCTGCCCTCACCTCAAAGCTCACCTGCCA CTCGTAAACAGGAGATCATCAAGATAACGGAGCAGCTGATCGAGGCGATCAACAATGGAGATTTCGATGCCTACAC GAGGATTTGCGATCCTGGACTGACCTCTTTTGAACCCGAAGCCCTGGGGAACCTGGTGGAGGGCATGGACTTTCACAAGTTCTACTTTGAAAACT TGCTGAGCAAGAACAGCAAGCCCGTGCACACCACCCTGCTCAACCCGCACGTGCACCTGATCGGCGAGGACGCTGCGTGCATCGCCTACATCCGGCTCACACAGTTTGTAGACACCACGGGCCGCCCTCGCTCCAGCCAATCGGAGGAGACCAGGGTGTGGCATCGTCGCGATGGCAAGTGGCTCAATGTTCACTTCCACTGCTCAGGAGCGCCTGCTGCACCACTACAGTGA
- the LOC121624500 gene encoding calcium/calmodulin-dependent protein kinase type II subunit gamma-like isoform X4, protein MATTATSTRFTDEYQLYEELGKGAFSVVRRCVKKSSGQEYAAKIINTKKLSARDHQKLEREARICRLLKHPNIVRLHDSISEEGFHYLVFDLVTGGELFEDIVAREYYSEADASHCISQILESVNHIHQHDIVHRDLKPENLLLASKMKGAAVKLADFGLAIEVQGDQQAWFGFAGTPGYLSPEVLRKDPYGKPVDIWACGVILYILLVGYPPFWDEDQHKLYQQIKAGAYDFPSPEWDTVTPEAKNLINQMLTINPAKRITAEQALKHPWVCHRSTVASMMHRQETVECLRKFNARRKLKGAILTTMLVSRNFSVGRQHTNSAAAASSTASLAQEACKSLLNKKSDSAKPSTNNSKNSIVSAINALKDTNMATNAQMESQSTVVHNPPDGVKGSTESNATNDEEEMKGRKVPPHDVKRMAWNSTGNSSCPDSELSQSSMPAAPLGSNTVAAINNTKQTRKQEIIKITEQLIEAINNGDFDAYTRICDPGLTSFEPEALGNLVEGMDFHKFYFENLLSKNSKPVHTTLLNPHVHLIGEDAACIAYIRLTQFVDTTGRPRSSQSEETRVWHRRDGKWLNVHFHCSGAPAAPLQ, encoded by the exons gGGAGCTTTTTCAGTGGTGCGTAGGTGTGTAAAGAAGTCATCAGGACAGGAATATGCTGCAAAAATCATCAACACTAAGAAGCTGTCTGCAAGAG acCATCAGAAGCTTGAGAGAGAGGCTCGTATCTGCCGTCTCCTGAAGCACCCCAACATCG TGAGACTCCATGACAGCATTTCAGAGGAAGGCTTTCATTACCTAGTCTTTGACCT gGTGACAGGAGGAGAGCTGTTTGAAGACATCGTAGCCAGGGAGTACTACAGTGAGGCTGATGCCAG tcATTGCATTAGTCAGATCTTGGAGAGTGTCAATCATATCCACCAGCATGATATTGTGCACAGAGACCTCAAG cctgagAACCTGTTGTTGGCCAGTAAGATGAAGGGAGCTGCAGTGAAGCTGGCAGACTTTGGCCTTGCTATTGAAGTGCAGGGAGACCAGCAAGCTTGGTTTg GGTTTGCAGGCACCCCTGGTTACCTCTCCCCTGAAGTCCTGAGGAAGGACCCCTACGGCAAGCCTGTGGACATATGGGCTTGTG gtgTTATTCTCTATATCTTGTTAGTGGGATATCCTCCATTCTGGGATGAAGATCAACACAAACTCTATCAGCAGATCAAAGCTGGAGCATATGAT TTCCCATCCCCAGAGTGGGACACAGTGACTCCAGAGGCAAAGAACCTGATCAACCAGATGTTGACCATTAACCCAGCAAAGAGAATCACTGCCGAACAGGCCCTCAAGCACCCTTGGGTCTGC CACCGTTCTACAGTGGCATCCATGatgcacagacaggaaactgtCGAGTGTCTCCGCAAGTTCAATGCTCGCCGAAAACTCAAG ggagCCATTCTCACCACCATGCTGGTGTCCAGAAACTTCTCAG TGGGCCGGCAGCATACCAACTCTGCTGCTGCCGCCTCCTCCACGGCCTCACTGGCTCAGGAAG catgcaAAAGTTTACTCAACAAGAAGTCAGATTCTGCTAAG CCTTCTACCAACAACAGTAAGAACAGTATAGTGAGCGCCATCAATGCCCTGAAAGACACCAACATGGCAACCAACGCCCAGATG GAATCTCAGAGCACGGTGGTGCACAACCCTCCTGATGGAGTCAAG GGATCGACGGAGAGCAACGCCACCAACGacgaggaggaaatgaaaggtaGGAAAG ttccACCGCATGATGTAAAGCGCATGGCATGGAACAGCACAGGCAACAGCTCCTGCCCTGACTCTGAGCTCTCACAGTCCTCCATGCCTGCCGCTCCGCTAGGGAGCAACACTGTCGCTGCTATAAACAACACTAAGCAGA CTCGTAAACAGGAGATCATCAAGATAACGGAGCAGCTGATCGAGGCGATCAACAATGGAGATTTCGATGCCTACAC GAGGATTTGCGATCCTGGACTGACCTCTTTTGAACCCGAAGCCCTGGGGAACCTGGTGGAGGGCATGGACTTTCACAAGTTCTACTTTGAAAACT TGCTGAGCAAGAACAGCAAGCCCGTGCACACCACCCTGCTCAACCCGCACGTGCACCTGATCGGCGAGGACGCTGCGTGCATCGCCTACATCCGGCTCACACAGTTTGTAGACACCACGGGCCGCCCTCGCTCCAGCCAATCGGAGGAGACCAGGGTGTGGCATCGTCGCGATGGCAAGTGGCTCAATGTTCACTTCCACTGCTCAGGAGCGCCTGCTGCACCACTACAGTGA
- the LOC121624500 gene encoding calcium/calmodulin-dependent protein kinase type II subunit gamma-like isoform X14 — MATTATSTRFTDEYQLYEELGKGAFSVVRRCVKKSSGQEYAAKIINTKKLSARDHQKLEREARICRLLKHPNIVRLHDSISEEGFHYLVFDLVTGGELFEDIVAREYYSEADASHCISQILESVNHIHQHDIVHRDLKPENLLLASKMKGAAVKLADFGLAIEVQGDQQAWFGFAGTPGYLSPEVLRKDPYGKPVDIWACGVILYILLVGYPPFWDEDQHKLYQQIKAGAYDFPSPEWDTVTPEAKNLINQMLTINPAKRITAEQALKHPWVCHRSTVASMMHRQETVECLRKFNARRKLKGAILTTMLVSRNFSVGRQHTNSAAAASSTASLAQEACKSLLNKKSDSAKPSTNNSKNSIVSAINALKDTNMATNAQMESQSTVVHNPPDGVKGSTESNATNDEEEMKGRKARKQEIIKITEQLIEAINNGDFDAYTRICDPGLTSFEPEALGNLVEGMDFHKFYFENLLSKNSKPVHTTLLNPHVHLIGEDAACIAYIRLTQFVDTTGRPRSSQSEETRVWHRRDGKWLNVHFHCSGAPAAPLQ, encoded by the exons gGGAGCTTTTTCAGTGGTGCGTAGGTGTGTAAAGAAGTCATCAGGACAGGAATATGCTGCAAAAATCATCAACACTAAGAAGCTGTCTGCAAGAG acCATCAGAAGCTTGAGAGAGAGGCTCGTATCTGCCGTCTCCTGAAGCACCCCAACATCG TGAGACTCCATGACAGCATTTCAGAGGAAGGCTTTCATTACCTAGTCTTTGACCT gGTGACAGGAGGAGAGCTGTTTGAAGACATCGTAGCCAGGGAGTACTACAGTGAGGCTGATGCCAG tcATTGCATTAGTCAGATCTTGGAGAGTGTCAATCATATCCACCAGCATGATATTGTGCACAGAGACCTCAAG cctgagAACCTGTTGTTGGCCAGTAAGATGAAGGGAGCTGCAGTGAAGCTGGCAGACTTTGGCCTTGCTATTGAAGTGCAGGGAGACCAGCAAGCTTGGTTTg GGTTTGCAGGCACCCCTGGTTACCTCTCCCCTGAAGTCCTGAGGAAGGACCCCTACGGCAAGCCTGTGGACATATGGGCTTGTG gtgTTATTCTCTATATCTTGTTAGTGGGATATCCTCCATTCTGGGATGAAGATCAACACAAACTCTATCAGCAGATCAAAGCTGGAGCATATGAT TTCCCATCCCCAGAGTGGGACACAGTGACTCCAGAGGCAAAGAACCTGATCAACCAGATGTTGACCATTAACCCAGCAAAGAGAATCACTGCCGAACAGGCCCTCAAGCACCCTTGGGTCTGC CACCGTTCTACAGTGGCATCCATGatgcacagacaggaaactgtCGAGTGTCTCCGCAAGTTCAATGCTCGCCGAAAACTCAAG ggagCCATTCTCACCACCATGCTGGTGTCCAGAAACTTCTCAG TGGGCCGGCAGCATACCAACTCTGCTGCTGCCGCCTCCTCCACGGCCTCACTGGCTCAGGAAG catgcaAAAGTTTACTCAACAAGAAGTCAGATTCTGCTAAG CCTTCTACCAACAACAGTAAGAACAGTATAGTGAGCGCCATCAATGCCCTGAAAGACACCAACATGGCAACCAACGCCCAGATG GAATCTCAGAGCACGGTGGTGCACAACCCTCCTGATGGAGTCAAG GGATCGACGGAGAGCAACGCCACCAACGacgaggaggaaatgaaaggtaGGAAAG CTCGTAAACAGGAGATCATCAAGATAACGGAGCAGCTGATCGAGGCGATCAACAATGGAGATTTCGATGCCTACAC GAGGATTTGCGATCCTGGACTGACCTCTTTTGAACCCGAAGCCCTGGGGAACCTGGTGGAGGGCATGGACTTTCACAAGTTCTACTTTGAAAACT TGCTGAGCAAGAACAGCAAGCCCGTGCACACCACCCTGCTCAACCCGCACGTGCACCTGATCGGCGAGGACGCTGCGTGCATCGCCTACATCCGGCTCACACAGTTTGTAGACACCACGGGCCGCCCTCGCTCCAGCCAATCGGAGGAGACCAGGGTGTGGCATCGTCGCGATGGCAAGTGGCTCAATGTTCACTTCCACTGCTCAGGAGCGCCTGCTGCACCACTACAGTGA